GACTCAGTAATAATCAGCCCGGTTCGTAACTCTTCATCGATTCAATGTTCGAGGCTCACTCATCACCTAAGGACTAGGGCGTAACCCACCTTATTAATTTTAAAGGAACTCCTTAACCTCGCTTGGATCCTTGGCATGCTCTGTGGCTATTCTCTCGTTTAGATCAACCCCGAGACCTGGCTTTTTCGGTGGTGTTACATAGCCGTCCCTAATTATCATGCCTTCCTTAACCATGTCAGGCCACCAAGGCAGATCAATTGCATGCCACTCAATGGCTATGAAGTCCCCTATTGTGACTGCTACGTGGGCATTAGCCATGGTTCCTATTGGGCTTGAAATATTATGTATCGCGACTGGCACGTAATACTCCTCGGCCAGGTAGGCTATCTTCCTCATCTCGAGTAAACCACCGAGTCTCTGCACGTCTGGGTGTATTATATCCGTGGCTCCCTTCTCGATTAATTCCCTAAACTGTGAAAACCTATACAGCTTCTCTCCAGTGGCTATGGGCACCGGCGACTTGAGCTTAACCTCCCTCATGGCATTAATATTTTCCGGTGGTACTGGATCCTCGAACCAAAAGACGTCGTACTTAGCCAACTCTCTGGCTATGGCTATGGCTGTTGGCACACTGAATGCCCAGTGCCCATCAATCATTATGTCAACATCGTACTTAATGGCCTCCCTAACACCACCTATGAATGATGTAACGAACTTAACAATCCTCATGCCAAAGGTTCTGTCGAACTCGGTCTCCATCATGTTCTCCGGCACATCAACATCAAACTTAATGTACCTAAACCCCATGCTCATTGCTTCCCTGGCCCTCTTTATGTAATTCTCAACGTTGTAGGCAACCTCAGTACTGGCCAGCTCAACCCACCTCTTACCACCTGTCTCAATGATACCTGCACCAGCGTGCAGATCAGCATAAACAGCGACCCTATCCCTAACCTTACCACCAAGCAGTTCATAGATCGGAAGGCCCGTTAACTTACCCTTCAGGTCCCAAAGTGCCATCTCTAATCCACTAATTGCATTATTAACGACACCCCACTCGGAGTTCGGTATGTGCTTTCTAACGAGCCTTAGCAGGTACTCAACATTAACCTCCCTACCCCTGATCAACTCCTCAATCCTCCTCAAAATCTCCCTAATACCTGGACCCCTATGGCACTCACCATAACCAACAAGTCCATTACTAAGCTCAACCTTCACAATAGGCCACTCGAAATTCCCCATAACGGTCAAAACCCTAACCGATTTAATGGTTGGTTCACTCATACTTATTACTCGGTATATTCATCATTAATAAGTGTTAGGGGATAAAGCATTAATAATCACATGCGTGCTTTAGTTGGGTATGGAGGTAAACGTAGTAGGTTTGATAGATAATACGTACTTAAAGTCCTATGGGTCAACGAGGGAGATTGAGGCCTTAATTGAAGATACGGCTAGGTACGGTGCATACTCAATAACGATAAACCCAATATTCCTTAAGTACGCCAGAGAGTACATGGCGCGTAAGGGCTATAGTTTCAAGGTTGTTGCCGTGGTCGACTTCCCATTTGGCGCAGGCACCACTGAGGCTAGGGTAGACGCCATTAAACGCTACTCTCAGTATGCGGATGAGCTTGACATTGTGGCTCCAATAGGTCTCGTAAAGTCTGGACTATGGAGTGAGGTTGAGCATGATATCAACACCGTGGTTGAGACTGCCCATAGGGAGGGTAAAATCATTAAAATAATTGTCGAGGATGCCTATACAACGAGGGAGGAGAAACTGGAGTTGTACAAGATCGTAATGCAATCCAAGGCTGACTTCATTAAGACGAGCACTGGATTTGAGGAGAAGGATTATGCGGAGAAACTCGGTAATAAGACTGGCGCTCAGATCGAGAACGTCAAATTAATGGCTGAGTTATCTAGGAAGTATAACCCGAGGATTGGGATTAAGGTTGCTGGTGGTATAAGGACTTATCAACAGGTTCTTGAGCTAATGAGGGCGGCCGAGAGGGAACCTGACCCGATGAGGTTTAGGGTTGGTACTAGCCACATGATGGGCATCATTGAGAGTATGAAGAGCATTCATTAAATCGATAGCGAGAAAATTTATAAAATGAGTAAAAATGTCAATCAACCGAATGTCGGAGAAAAACACAGAGAAGACAACTGAGGAGGTTCAGGAAGAGTCGCAACCAGCACAACAACCGACACAGTTACCCGAGATAAAGCCAACACAGGTTAGTGGGGCTAGGAAGCTTAGGTGGGGCGTTGCATATGTTTACTCAAGTTATAATAATACAATAATAATTATTACTGATTTAACTGGTGCCGAGACCGTGGCAAGGGTTAGCGGTGGACAAGTGGTTAAGGCCGATAGGGATAAGCCCAGCCCATACGCTGCAATGATGGCTGCGTACAAGGCCGCCCAAATAGCCATGAGTAGAGGCATTAATGCAGTACACATAAAGGTTAAGGCGCCTGGTGGTTACGGCCCGAAGACGCCAGGACCTGGCGCGGCAGCTGCAATTAGGGCCTTGGCTAGGGCTGGCTTGATTATTGGCCGTATTGAGGATGTGACACCAATACCAACAGACACCATTAGACCACCTGGAGGTAGGCGTGGTAGGAGAGTGTAAGTTAACTGTATTATTTCAATCCTATTAATTAACACTGAATTTATGGAGGTGTTTTTATGAATTGTGACGGTTCAATTACGGTATTTATAGACGGTAAGGAGTTAATGAGTTCTGCCGAGCAGATATTGAGGGATTTCTTTGGTTCGGCCTATAGGTATGCTAGGGCGGTTGTTGATTATGGCGTTGGTTTTGTGGCGTTGGCCGTCGTTAATGGTTCGAGCGTTGGTGCCGCTGTTTATTACAGTATTAATGTTGGTCTCATTAGATTGTGCGTTATTTATTACATAGCCGTTATTGAGGAGTGTAGGGGCTTGGGTATCGGTAAGGTCTTGATGAGCACCATTGAGGAGATTTGTGCTGATTCTGATGTTTACATTGCAACCACTTGGTTTGGTAATGAACCTGCCGATAGGCTTTATAGGTCGTTGGGTTACGTCAGTTATACCTGGGATGAACTCAGGAGACTCATTGGTAAGAAAGCTGTTGATAGGTTGCTTAAGGTTACCTGTGGTTATGATGATGACATAGCCTACGTGAAACCTGTCGCTGATGGCAATGATGTATTGAGTCTTCTTAGGCGTGTTGTTGAGGGTGGGAGTGATGACGTTGATAGGCTTTGGCGTGAGACCTGCCTAGGTGTGTGGCTTAGGCTTAGGACTGGTCTTCAGTGAGCTCCTTATTTAATGGCTGCTTAGTTTTTTAAGTAATAACCATTTATTCTTAATTGAGAAATATGCCAAAGGGGAGGAAGAAAGTGCAGGAGCAGGAAGTTGAGGAAGAGAAGGAGGAGGAACCTGTCGAGGAGGTTGAGGACACAGAAGAGGAAAGCGGTGAGGGAGGTACTGTTGTGACTGCGACAGTTAGTGGTGGTTATCCAGTTGTTGATGTTGAGGAAATTGAGGGTGTTGGTAGAGTCACTGCCCAAAAGCTTAGGGAGGCTGGCTATAACACGGCTAGGGACGTGGCCTTCGCAAGCGTTAAAGAACTCGCTGATATACTTGGTAGTGAGGATAGGGCTAAACAAATCATTGCTGCTGCCCAGAAACTCATTGGTTTAACGCCATTCATAACTGCCTACGAACTTTACGAAAAGAGGAGGGGCATCAGGAGGATTAGTACTGGCGTTAAGGCACTTGATGAATTACTTGGTGGTGGTATTGAGACTAAGGCAATTACGGAGTTAGTTGGTGAGTTCGGTAGTGGTAAGACGCAGCTTTGTCATCAGTTGAGCATCATTGTTCAATTACCCGAGGACAGGGGAGGCTTAAAGGCTAAGGCACTATATGTTGATACTGAGAATACGTTTAGACCCGAGAGGATCATGCAGATAGCCAAGTACAGAGGTTTGGACCCACAGGAGGCTCTTAGGAATATACTCTATGCCAGGGCTTATAACAGTGATCATCAAATGATGATTATTGAGGAGAGTAAGAAGATTATCGAGAAGGAGAACATAGGCTTGATAGTCATTGACTCATTAGTTGCCCACTTCAGGAGTGAGTACCCTGGTAGGGAGAACCTGGCCGAGAGACAGCAGAAGCTTAATCACCACATTGCACAGTTGCTTAGGATTGCCGATATATACAACGTGGCCGTAGTCGTTACTAATCAAGTGGTTGCACAACCAGACGTATTCTTTGGGAATCCGCTAAAGCCTGCTGGCGGTAATGTGATTGCCCATGGAGCTACGTACAGGGTTTGGTTGAGGAAGGGTAAGGAGAATGTTAGGATTGCCAAGATATTTGACTCGCCATATCACCCTGAGAGGGAAGTTACGTTTAGGATTACTGAGGAAGGCGTCGTTGATTAAAACTAATTGCCATAAGCACCGACTTAAGTGCTTACGTAATTATTCCATAATTAAAACTATTTAATTTAGCAGTTATGAGTATCTTAATGGGATTTGTGAAGGTTAGGGCTAGTATATTCAACCCAGCAGCGCCGGAGAAGACCGTGGAAGTTGATGGTATTGTAGATACTGAGGCTATCTTTACGGTGATCCGTAAAGACATACTTGAGTCACTTGGTATAAAGCCCATTGATAGGATGAGGTTTAAGGCATTTGGTGGCTATGTTGAGCATGACGTTGGGGAAGCAGGATTAGTGATCATGGGCAAGAAAAGAGTTGTACCTGTAATATTTGGTGAGACTGAGGATACGATAGTAATTGGCGTAACTGCGCTCGAGATTTTCGGGCTTGAGGTGGATCTGGTCAGGGGAACGCTTAAGGAGACTGAATTACTCCTGCTTTAATTCCCTAGTCCACGACTAAACCTCATTAGAGGTTGTCGAGTCTTTCAATTAGTGAATCCTCATCACCCAGGTACTTAATGTCAATCCTCTTCTCAAAACTAATTAACTCAAAGTTAAGGCCTAAATCCCTTGCGTACCTATAAACCTCCATCAACTCCTCTCTACTCGGTCTCCTAGCCAATTCCCTAAATTCAGGGTTGAACCTCGGTGAATCTGGGTCAGTCTCGTTCTCAGGCCTGTACTGATCCATTATGTTAACCAAGACCCCAGGCATGTTGTCAGCTATCCACTTAAGTACGGGCTTGGAGTCATCCTCTACATGACCTGGCATCACAAGGTGCCTAATTATCATGTCCTCACCCCAATCATAGACAAGCTTATGATTTCTCGAGACAACCTCAAAATACCTTGGAATCCTAGATATCCTAAAGGCACACTTATTATTTCCGTATTTAAAGTCGGGGAGCCAAATGTCCATTAAAACCCTGAGCAATTTTGTGGTTTCCACGGTCATGTAGAAGTTGCTATTCCAGAGCATTGGCACGTTAAGTTCATTATCATACGATGCCCAATCCCTGGAGAAATTGTAGGGTATGAAGTCCGCCTTTACCGAGAGCACGGCATCGTACTCATCATTGCTTAATCCCTCAAGAACTTTAATGCCCTGGTTTGCAATCAACCTTATTGTCTCAACAATATTGTGCAGGTGCGGTGTTGGTTCACCACCAACCCAGTTAATGTTGTGAACACCCTCGAGCCTGAGAATAACCGCTGCCGAAGCTATTTGCCTAGGATTCATCACAACGCCATTAAACCTATCCCTACTTATATCAGCGTTTTGGCAAAAGGCGCATCGGAAATTGCAGGACGTGAAGAATATGGTTCCAGAACCCATTACGCCACGAAGTGGCAACTCCTCACCAAGGTGGTGGAAGTATGTGGAGACTCTACTCGTGGAGTCCAGCATACACACACCAAGTCTCTTGCCACCCACCCTATCAACCCTACAACGCCACTCACAGAACTCGCAATGCCTAATCATCCTCCTAGTGATCTCTGCAGTTAAGTCTAGTAATGACGGTGACGCCTTGGGCATGTTCCTGATATCCACCTCATTGTACTTGACCCTGCGCCATAGCTCAAGGAAGTCGTTCAAGGCCCTATCGAACTCCCTCCACAACTCGTCCTCACTTAGCTCAGTCAGCTTCTCATTAACCGGTACTCGCGCGGCTATTAGATATTTAGCGGGCTTCCTATTAATGGCTACCTCGTAATACCAAGGAAGTTTGTCCCTGATGTACCTCCAAATCCACAACCTCGAGAAATTAATCACTAAGGATAATGCGCATTGAGACTTTAAAAACGCTTATTAGCGGCGGCAAGGCTTTTAACTACATACCTATGTAGTTTCTTGACAGACCGGTCGAGGATCCAAGTGAGTTATACGATAGGGAAACTGAGATTAAGCAATTGAGATTTTCGGCGCTAAACGGAGTGATAACCTTAGTAATTGGCTTTATGCGTGTTGGTAAGACGTCGCTTATTAAGGCCGCTGCAAAGGACATGGTCAGGGTGTAATCGATGCAAGGAGGTTTGAGAGCATGAGTTGTATAACAATTAGGGAAACTTCCCAGACGAATTCGCCAAGTCCTTAAGTCAATTGCTGCCGATTAACCGAAAATTAATCAATGTTCTAAGCAGGGTGCCACCTGGTCAGAGGTTAAGAGGTATCTAGAGTTGAAGGAAGGTAGGCCGATAAGTGATAGTGAGGTTACGAAGCTTCTTAGAAAGCTCGTGGATAATGGCTTCGCAATGAAAGTCGGCAATCAATATATAATTGTTAACCCAATACTCAGGAGGATTAGCGATAAGGTTAGGTGTCGGGATTAAGCTTTAATTTAGACTTATCCCTAATCATGGTGTATGGCAGATAGGGTTAGGCTTGCGATTGTGGTTGCGGAGTTTAATTATGATGTCACGTACTTAATGCTTCAGAAGGCGATCGAGCATGCGAAATTCTTAGGTGCTGAGGTTACATACGTCGCCAAGGTGCCTGGTACATACGACATGCCCATAATAGTTGATGAGTTGCTTAGGAGGGATGATGTTGATGCTGTGGCTGCGATAAGTGCCGTGATTCAGGGTGAGACTAAGCATGATGAGGTTGTGGCTCACCAGGCAGCTAGGAAGTTGATGGATCTCTCTGTAGAGCATAAGAAGCCTGTTGGCATGGGGATAATTGGTCCTGGGGCCAATAGGATGCAGGCGCTGGAGAGGGCTGAGGAGTATGCGAGGAGGGCTGTGGAGGCCGCGGTTAAGTTGGCAAGGAGGTTCGAGTTATTGAGGGGTAGTAAGTACACGGGTACCACGGTATTCATAGAGTGAGGCAATGACGCATTAAATTCACTGAGAATTTTTATGAAGATTTTACGAAGTTCCGATTCAGCATTGGAGTCACTCTTCACCTGTCGGTAGGCGACTAAGCATCATCACGTGTTAGAACCCTTATAACCCCTAGATTTATTTTACTTGCCGTGATACTCGTAGCCCTTGGTTCAAGGAACCCAAATAAGGTTAGAGGTACTGAGTTAGCATTTAGGATCGCTGGCCTTAGAGCCAACGTGGTCTCTATCGAACCACCTGGCGACCTATCCCCCGAACCCATTGGCCTTGATGAAATTATCAATGGGGCGATTAGGAGGGCTCGGTATGCGATTGGTATCGTGAGGAATGCCGAGTTTGGTGTTGGTATTGAGGCAGGGATAATTAGGGTTAAGGGTTTTGAGGAGGGCGTTGATGTGACTATTGCGGCAATAATTGATGGAAGTGGTAAGGTAACCCTTGGCTTTAGCCCTGGATTTATGGTGCCCAGGAAATTCATGAACGAAGTAGTGCGAGGGGTCGAGTTAAATGATGTTGTTAGTAGGTATTATGGAGAACCCAACATAGGCAGGAAGTATGGGTTAATTGGCACATTAACTAGGAGATTTATAGACAGGATCGTACTAAATACGGAGGCTGTTTACATGGCATTAATTCCCAGGATGCCGTGGAATACAGAATTATTTAGGGGTTGAGGGTTGGGTAGGCAGAGTGGAGGTAAGACTAATCTTACCTCCACTCTGCATATCCAATATGTTCAATTATTCACTAGCCTGCTTGCCTTCATCTGTCTCCTCGGCTTCCTCTTTCTCGGATAATTCCAGGTATATTAGTGCCTCGATTTCATCCTTATTGTCCAGGCCTAGGTTTTCTATTACTGTTGTTGGTAGGCTGGCCCCATATTGCGACTTATGTA
This is a stretch of genomic DNA from Vulcanisaeta moutnovskia 768-28. It encodes these proteins:
- a CDS encoding GNAT family N-acetyltransferase encodes the protein MNCDGSITVFIDGKELMSSAEQILRDFFGSAYRYARAVVDYGVGFVALAVVNGSSVGAAVYYSINVGLIRLCVIYYIAVIEECRGLGIGKVLMSTIEEICADSDVYIATTWFGNEPADRLYRSLGYVSYTWDELRRLIGKKAVDRLLKVTCGYDDDIAYVKPVADGNDVLSLLRRVVEGGSDDVDRLWRETCLGVWLRLRTGLQ
- a CDS encoding 30S ribosomal protein S11, producing the protein MSEKNTEKTTEEVQEESQPAQQPTQLPEIKPTQVSGARKLRWGVAYVYSSYNNTIIIITDLTGAETVARVSGGQVVKADRDKPSPYAAMMAAYKAAQIAMSRGINAVHIKVKAPGGYGPKTPGPGAAAAIRALARAGLIIGRIEDVTPIPTDTIRPPGGRRGRRV
- the radA gene encoding DNA repair and recombination protein RadA; translation: MPKGRKKVQEQEVEEEKEEEPVEEVEDTEEESGEGGTVVTATVSGGYPVVDVEEIEGVGRVTAQKLREAGYNTARDVAFASVKELADILGSEDRAKQIIAAAQKLIGLTPFITAYELYEKRRGIRRISTGVKALDELLGGGIETKAITELVGEFGSGKTQLCHQLSIIVQLPEDRGGLKAKALYVDTENTFRPERIMQIAKYRGLDPQEALRNILYARAYNSDHQMMIIEESKKIIEKENIGLIVIDSLVAHFRSEYPGRENLAERQQKLNHHIAQLLRIADIYNVAVVVTNQVVAQPDVFFGNPLKPAGGNVIAHGATYRVWLRKGKENVRIAKIFDSPYHPEREVTFRITEEGVVD
- a CDS encoding aspartyl protease, whose amino-acid sequence is MGFVKVRASIFNPAAPEKTVEVDGIVDTEAIFTVIRKDILESLGIKPIDRMRFKAFGGYVEHDVGEAGLVIMGKKRVVPVIFGETEDTIVIGVTALEIFGLEVDLVRGTLKETELLLL
- the yjjX gene encoding inosine/xanthosine triphosphatase, which codes for MILVALGSRNPNKVRGTELAFRIAGLRANVVSIEPPGDLSPEPIGLDEIINGAIRRARYAIGIVRNAEFGVGIEAGIIRVKGFEEGVDVTIAAIIDGSGKVTLGFSPGFMVPRKFMNEVVRGVELNDVVSRYYGEPNIGRKYGLIGTLTRRFIDRIVLNTEAVYMALIPRMPWNTELFRG
- a CDS encoding mandelate racemase/muconate lactonizing enzyme family protein, which produces MSEPTIKSVRVLTVMGNFEWPIVKVELSNGLVGYGECHRGPGIREILRRIEELIRGREVNVEYLLRLVRKHIPNSEWGVVNNAISGLEMALWDLKGKLTGLPIYELLGGKVRDRVAVYADLHAGAGIIETGGKRWVELASTEVAYNVENYIKRAREAMSMGFRYIKFDVDVPENMMETEFDRTFGMRIVKFVTSFIGGVREAIKYDVDIMIDGHWAFSVPTAIAIARELAKYDVFWFEDPVPPENINAMREVKLKSPVPIATGEKLYRFSQFRELIEKGATDIIHPDVQRLGGLLEMRKIAYLAEEYYVPVAIHNISSPIGTMANAHVAVTIGDFIAIEWHAIDLPWWPDMVKEGMIIRDGYVTPPKKPGLGVDLNERIATEHAKDPSEVKEFL
- a CDS encoding radical SAM protein, whose product is MINFSRLWIWRYIRDKLPWYYEVAINRKPAKYLIAARVPVNEKLTELSEDELWREFDRALNDFLELWRRVKYNEVDIRNMPKASPSLLDLTAEITRRMIRHCEFCEWRCRVDRVGGKRLGVCMLDSTSRVSTYFHHLGEELPLRGVMGSGTIFFTSCNFRCAFCQNADISRDRFNGVVMNPRQIASAAVILRLEGVHNINWVGGEPTPHLHNIVETIRLIANQGIKVLEGLSNDEYDAVLSVKADFIPYNFSRDWASYDNELNVPMLWNSNFYMTVETTKLLRVLMDIWLPDFKYGNNKCAFRISRIPRYFEVVSRNHKLVYDWGEDMIIRHLVMPGHVEDDSKPVLKWIADNMPGVLVNIMDQYRPENETDPDSPRFNPEFRELARRPSREELMEVYRYARDLGLNFELISFEKRIDIKYLGDEDSLIERLDNL
- the deoC gene encoding deoxyribose-phosphate aldolase, with protein sequence MEVNVVGLIDNTYLKSYGSTREIEALIEDTARYGAYSITINPIFLKYAREYMARKGYSFKVVAVVDFPFGAGTTEARVDAIKRYSQYADELDIVAPIGLVKSGLWSEVEHDINTVVETAHREGKIIKIIVEDAYTTREEKLELYKIVMQSKADFIKTSTGFEEKDYAEKLGNKTGAQIENVKLMAELSRKYNPRIGIKVAGGIRTYQQVLELMRAAEREPDPMRFRVGTSHMMGIIESMKSIH
- the ribH gene encoding 6,7-dimethyl-8-ribityllumazine synthase; translation: MADRVRLAIVVAEFNYDVTYLMLQKAIEHAKFLGAEVTYVAKVPGTYDMPIIVDELLRRDDVDAVAAISAVIQGETKHDEVVAHQAARKLMDLSVEHKKPVGMGIIGPGANRMQALERAEEYARRAVEAAVKLARRFELLRGSKYTGTTVFIE